Genomic window (Equus przewalskii isolate Varuska chromosome 12, EquPr2, whole genome shotgun sequence):
tggtggcgcagcggttaagttcacacgttccgcttcggctgcccggggttctccggttcagatcccaggtgtggacgtggcacagcttggcacaccatgctgtggcaggcatgccacaagtaaagtagaggaagatgggcatggatgttagctcagggccagtcttcctcagcaaaaagaggaggattggcagcagttagctcagggctaatcttcctcaaaaaaaaaaaagaaaaaagaaaaagaaatagttccCAATAAATCCCTAAAGGTCTAGACATACTCCTCCACAACCGCATTATAACAGCTCCTAGCTCCAACCTCATTGTAATAGCTCCTAGCTCTCATGATCATCAAGGTCAATTATCCCCACCCCTTCCTGCTGTTTCACTGGCAAGAAAAGCCCAAAATAAATAGGTGGTAATCATAATTTCAAATTCACCGGAACCCTTACTGGGTCCCCCAGCATTTCCCTGACACCCATGAATCAAAATCTCTCATCCAGCTGAGACAAAGTGTGAAAAAATGAGAAGTACAGGTTCCCAAGCAGATCTCTGGGGTAATAGTGAGAGGGGCCACTTCTACTGCCACCTTTTGCTTCCCTAATCCATGAATTCCAACTATAGGGGAGGCAGCGCCGTATAGCACCTATAGGTTCCACCCGGAGGCTATCACTCCAACCTCTCAGGGGGTTGTCCTTAGTGGGCAGCTTATCTAAGAATATGACAGTCCACCCCATGCTCTGTTAGGTCGCCTGCTTTCAGATATTATGGTATATAATTTCATCACGTTGCGTCTCCTTTGCCATAAAAGAATCCCTTTGTCTGAAGAGATGTGTGAGATCCCTTGCAAATCAGATGCATTCTGCAAGCCCTTGCAAGATGCTCCTGGCAGAGGTACTGCAGGTAGGGAAGGCAAACCCATGTCTGGAATAGCATAAATTACAGCTCCCTCTAGGATGAAAGGTGGTCGATGTAATCAACTTGCCACTAAGAGCTTGACCAGGCTCCTTAAAGGATAATGCTACATGAAGGTCATTCAGTGCAGGCATTCAGCAGCAGCAGTGATATTTCAGCCGTGGTGAGAGGGAGCCCATTCTGTTGTGCCCAGGCACAGGCTTCAGCTCTGCCTATGGCTACTCTGCTCATGGACCAATTGCACAGTCACCGGAGTGGCTTAGGACAGAGGCTGGATGCCCTCCCCTAGACAAGCCGTGTTGTCTACCTGGTGCTGAATGCCTCCTCTGCAGTGGTCGCCACCTTGGATGCCTTCTGACTTTCATAGCCTGCCTTGAGTTGATGGTTGGCTAACCTGAGCctgcattttctcctttcaagCCCTCCAAAGCAGTTAACAGAAAGCCACCAACAGCACAATTCTCATGATTCCCATTGCCTCGTGTCTTTCAAGTGTCATCAATGCACATAAGCCAACGCATCACCTTCTACCTGAATCTCCGCTCAATCCATCATaggagaaaatatgaatagtCATGTTGCTATTGCATGCCAGGGATTGTCGCCATCCTACTTACCCCCAGCAGAGGGGTCTTTATTGCAGCCTGACCAGTGCATGGTCCCATCCTAAGGGACCGCTTTCTTGAGTCACTTCCAGTACCAATTCTCTTAGCTTGGGTTCCCTCCAGAAGTGTGAGCAGTTTATTTTGGGAAGTGCTCTCAAGGAGACAGAAACTAGGGGACTAGGCAGATtgaaacagagaagaagaaaaagccagtACAAGAGGAAACGATTGAGCTGCTCTCTACGGTGGACTTTCTGGGGCTCAAGCCAACTGAGACCCTCTGAGAAGCCATGTAGAATACATTTCAGAATTTTCCACTCAAGGCAGAAGACAGAAGCGCTTAGCCGCCAGTTCCTGTCCCCGCTAGTTAAGCAGTCCACGCATAATGTTAACTCCCTCACGTGTCCAGCTGGATGTGTGTGATATCAAGGGCCCCAGGGCATAAAGCAGGAAGTGTGAAAAGCGCCTGAAGCAAGGGCTGTCGGCCACGCCCAGAATAAAAGTTGAGATGAGAAGATCTGAAGCACGAAAGCACTGAGGAAAGGcaattttttcaataaacagcTCTGGAAAATTAAATATCGATATGGAAATACAGGAAGTTAGGCTCCTACTTTACACCAAACCCCAAAAACAATTGGAGGTGAATTGTAGATCTAAATTTGGAAGACAACACAGTATCTGAAAGATAATAGAAGAGAGTTTCTCTATAACCTTGGGGtaagaaaggattttttaaaataggacacaaaaagccctaaataaagaaaatggtgaTAGATTTGACTGCTTGAAATGAAGAGCTGCTTTTTGACAACAGATAGGAGTAAGAGAGTAAACAGATGAGCTACACAGTAAaaggaagatatttaaaatgcattctgacaggcccggcccagtggcgcagcggttaaggtcgcatgttccactttggcggcccagggttccccagttcggatcccggctgtggacacggcaccacttggcaagccatgctgtggcaggcctcccacatttaaagtagaggaagatgggcatggatgttagctcagggccagtcttcctcaaaaaaaaaaaaaaaagccttctgaGTAAGTCTAACTATGTAGAATTCCAAAAACAGGATAAACTAAACAAATTTTATAGATGCATGATTAGgcaataaaagtataaaaatataaagaaaagcaggGAAGCAATTACCATTCAAGCCAGGAGAGTAGTTAAttctggagaaagggaaagaatagtGATTTGGAGGGTCGGGGTGGGTTCTGGGTGCTGGCACATTCTACGTCTTGACCCAAACGTGCTATGCAGTTGTTTGCTTTGTGATCCTTCATTGagttgtatgttttgtttttgtacatttttctgtatgtatgttttatttcacaacataaaagtttaaaatagtgTCTATTTCATAAGAtccttgtgagaattaaatgagaaaatgcatacGACCCAGTTGCAAAGAGCCTGGCATGTTGAAAGTGCCCACCAAGGTTAGTGACTCTGATTCTCATTGGATCCGGGGCATTTTGTGTGGCCTGCCCAAGCACACTGTGCCCACGTGTGTGGAGCTCAGCAGAAGATTTGTGGATGGTTCACATACTCCCGGGAGGTCAGCCAGGGAGGGTGTGCAGAGCACAGGTGGGGTGGGCAGTGTCAGGGGCTGAGAGATCGCGGGCCAGACAGGACAGAGCAGGCATCTCTCCCACTGGGTCCTTCAACCAGCAGACTATGGAGTGTCCCAACCGTGGGGGCCGAGTTCATGGATAGAAAGGTAATTTAGTGAATCAGATTGGGAGCTCTGAAGGATGGGGGTCATGCCAGCTGCAGCTCTAAGAACCTCCTACCGTTGCCCAGCGTGGCCTGGCTCAGAAAGACCCCTAACCTGTGGGTGCTGACCAGCCTTAGCCACAGCAGCCAGGACCCTGCCCAGTAGGTGTCCAGGGCCAGAAGCAGAAGCGTGGGGGCTTCATCCACGTTGGCTTCTGGACTTGGGAAAGCCTATCACTGCGACCACCCGTTGGCCCAACACTGGATAGGGCAGGGCAGAGCAATTTACAGGATCTGAGCTGCCTCAGGTGGGCACAATGGGATAAAAGCTGGCAGTGCTCCCCAAAGCCACATGAGAATGGGGGGTGGCTCCCCCACAACCTGACAAGGTGACCTGTGTTTATTATATAAGTGTATGGAGGTATAATTTTCATACAATTCAATTCACCCTTTTTAAGCATATAGTTCAACTATTTTGGCAAATATGTGTGTTCACATAAGCACCGCCACGATCCACAACATTTCCATTGCCCCAAAAAATTCCCTTTACAATCAATCCCTTCCACCCACCCTCggcccctggcaactgctgatTGATCTGTGTTCTGTCCCTATCATTTCAGTTTTTCCAGAATGCCAAGTAATGGAATCACTCAGGTTGTAACCTTTTGAATCTGGCTTCATTCATTAACCATAATGCttttgagagtcatccatgtggttgcaagtATCAATAGTTCctgcctttttattgctgagcagtatatCACTGAATGGAGATATCACAGTCTGATGGACAtctgggtggtttccagtttttggcaattacaaaCCAACCTGGTCACATCCAGGTCTCTCAGTGgacatctatttttatttctctcaggtAAATACcaggagtgagattgctgggttgtatggtaaatgtatgtttatcTTTATGGGAAACTGACAAACTCTTTTCCCAAGTGAGTatattccatttttgtttttattcctgttGGTAGAACTGTTCTTTTGTCTTCGAGAGCACGACCACTGCGGAAAAACCACTGACTCACAATTTCAGGGAGAAACTCAAATTATAGAATAGTTGTAAacatttttgctgttttcattctttaagtCCCAACCACAACTTGAAGGATCGAGGTCGGAGTGCTCATCCCCAAGGGTGACCAAATGTCTGGTTTGCCCAAGACTCTCCTGGTTTTAGCACCGAAAGTCCTGCATCCTGGGAAACCTCTCAGTCTTGGAACCAAACTGGGACAGGTGCTCACCCACTTGAGTGTCAGGTGCTGTGCCGCGCACTGTACGTCTGTCACATCATTTTATCCACAGGCCAGTGTCGAGGGTAGGTTTGCTCGTCCCCATCTTGCGCATTGGGAAACAGCCTTCAAGAGCTTAAGTTGCTCCCCCAGCCCACAGTCCAGAATAGACGGAGCCAAACTTTGGCACCACGTCTGCCAGACTCCAAAGCACTGCTGTCTTCCAGGGCTAGAGCTCAGTCCCTGGGTGCCGCGCTCAGGGCCCCGGGCGCACCAGAGCAGCAGGTAGGCCCGAGTGGAGATTTGCTGCCCTCTGGTGGCAGATGGGGTGACACCCCGGGTCTGAGTCCAGTCTTGGGCGACAGCTACCCGTGGGGGTTGCCAAGAGGAAAGGTGCCCTTTCCTTCCAGGGAGCAGGACCTCAAATCTGGTCTCAGTCCTAGGAGGGTAACACATGGAGGGCCCCCACCAGGGTCTGCTGGGGGCCTTGGTCCAGCCATCCGTGAATCATGTGATCACTCAGGCCTTCACAGACCCAGGGCCAGACTGCTGGGTTTGAgtctgtgtgaccctgagccGTCACTCACCTCTGtggttccttatctgtaaatcaGGATGATAAACATGTCAACACTTAGACCAGGCTCCGATATTGAGGCTGTTATTACCAGCTCCTTCACACCCATATCCTCCACCTTCgtgcattcattcacttaacttCTATCCAGCAGCTGTCTGCCAAGCACCAGCTCTGAGCTGGACCCTGAGCTGTGGGCACCAGGGAGAGGGCTGCCCTCCTGGCTCTGTAACTCTCTGCTAATCCCCTGTCtcttgtgttcattcattcacggAGTATCCGTTTATTACTGAGtgttcactcatttttttctcatactcACTTGCTTAACTTccttattcattctttcacccATCACTTGGTCATCTCATACACAGTCAttcattttttatctatttttttgaggCGGTTGTTgactccctttcctccctccctcattccccTGTTCTGCAAGCATTCTAGAAGCACCACTATACTCTAGGCCAGGATTAGATGCTGAGATGCTGGCTCAACCCTCCCCCCAGACTTGTGGGTAGACAGTTGGTGAGGACATGCTGTGATAACTACCACATGCCAGCCATCAGGGACCCAGAGCAGGGGGGAGCATCAAGAAGGGAGTAACTGCCTGCCTGGAGAGTGGGCTGGGGGGCAGTCAGAGAagacttcatggaggaggtggcatgtTTGGGGAAAAGTGAGGTGCCCAGGTGGCTGAGGTGTGTGATATAGAGTTGTGTGTCCATGACCACACCCAAGCCAAGCCCTCCCTAGGTCCCAGTGACAGACCTGGGCCACTCAAGGACTTCTGATTATTCATCACCCTTGGCCCCTGAAAAACTACCACTATTGGGCAGCTAGGAATGGCCTTAGATTGCTAACACCCTGTCAGAGGGGTCACCTTCCAACTCCTGGACACTCACTGGGAGAGCTGTCCTGGGCTGGGCAGGCTGAGCAGGCAGCTGAAGCAGTCATATCTGAGGTGCCTCGCCCCAAGATTCCAGGGTCAGccagaaaatgtttatttagtgcCTTGCTGTCAGCCAGGCCTTGCCCCAGACGCTGGgagtacagcagtgaacaagccAGAACTCCCACTCTCTAGCAGGCGACAAATGATACACAAGAAAAACAACTGTGAAGACCACAGGGACACACCCGTCTTTGAACAAATTGGGTCTGTTGCCTCTTTTGAGAAGGAAAACTGCACTTACTCCAAGAGAATGTTAAAGAGAACTTAGTAAAGAATTTGGGCTTGGGTTAAGTGATTTGGGAGAGGGTTCAAGTAAGTGGGCTTTTATTCTGGATTAGATGCTGTCATCAAATGGGGTCAATTCTATGATTGGAtgtcttaataaataataaatatttaaagtggaAGGAATGAATGGAGGCTATTGCTGTAAAGAAGCAGCAGTTACTCAAAAATGTTTGGTCTTTTTCCGGTTCCAACAATAATCTTGTTTTCATCTGAGTTCAAACATGATTACAGAGCAGTCTTGATTATGCCTTGCTTCCATCACAGTCACAGAATGGCCTTGTGTGATGTTGGTGTTCCAGGAAATTATATCCAACAAGAGAACACCAAGGCCTAGCTGTAagtgccaggccagctcccagATGTGAGAAACAGCTTTCTCATAAGAAAGGCTCATTCACTCGACCGAGGTGTATTTGCTGGGTGCCAGATGCAGAGTAATTCCAGGTGGACAAAAGAGACGCAGCCCCagtcctcagggagctcacagtgaCATGTTTGCAGCTATCTTAAATAAAGAGATTGTCAGaaatgggagggggaggggaccgGAGCCGAGaaatggccagaacaaaggcccggGGGCGAGAGGGGATGCTGAGAGCCATTAGCAGGGCAGCCGGCGGAGCCAGGAAGCGCCCGGGGACTGGAGAGGTGGGCGGGGCCCGGACCCCCAGGCACGCAGggccacctccccccacccagggGCGTGGGCGTTCGGATCCCCGATTTGCTCAGaaacaggaaatgaaatcaaacagCCTTGATCAAAATAACCGGCTCCACCGTGGGCTTATGAATATTCAGCAGCCTGCTTCCGGCTTGAGACTccgccccagccccgcccgccTGGGAGACTGCGCTTGCGTCCCTGGCGCGCGGCTCTGTCGTCATACGTGCGCGCCGCCGCTTGCCGGGGAAGGAGGAAAGCTGTCATGGCGAGCTCCGCCGCCTCCTCGGTGCGACCACCGAGGCCCAAGAAAGAGCCACAAGCGCTTGTCATCCCCAAGAATGCGGCAGAGGAGCAGAAGCTCAAGCTGGAGCGGCTCATGAAGAACCCGGTGAGACGGGGCGCGGGCTCGACGGCCCCTCCGAGTCCCACTCCCTTCCCTTCGGGCGCCTTTGGGGGCCCGCGAGCCCACCTCCCCCGCCTCCAAACTCAGGAACGCGGTACCCGAAGCCCAAGGCCAGTCTTTAGGAGAGAGTAAGCTACCCCGGAGATAGTGAGCTTCTTCCGTCCTTATGTTAGAGCCCCGCCTGGATAAGGGTTCTGTGCAGCGGCTTCCCGCGCTCTAAGACCCTTTCCAGTTTAACTTTCTATGAACAGAAGTATTAGACTGGAAAGATGGAATCTGTGCGTTAGCACAagggtttattttcttctaaacagCGCCGATTGTTAGGCGTTGGCCGAGACACCGGGGACAAGTCACTCCCCCCGTCCAAGCCTGGTCCCCTCAATCATGAAAATAATTGGATGAGAAGGTCTCTTAGACCTTTGACTGAAAAGAGTTGACTCTCTTACAGTAGGGTTAAAGTTCGGGGTTTCCAGCCATGAAGGGTGTCTTAGGTTTCTGAGTTCTGCTCTGGAAAGTTAAGTGTAGCCCTGGCAACGCTGTGGGCTGTGATAGACTCCCAAAAGTATACAGGATGAAGTAAAGCTGAGACAGAGGGAAGATAAAATCAGCTTTGGGTCCCAGGAGCAAAGCAGCCTTACTTCACAAGTCCAGTTAAAATTCTTTAGTTAGAAGAGATGTGACTCTCTCCGCAGGTTTATACTTAAAATGCTTTCCTGTTTAAATGTTGCAGGACAAAGCAGTTCCAATTCCagaaaaaatgagtgaatggGCACCTCGACCTCCCCCAGAATTTGTCCGAGATGTAATGGGTAAtgtcttgggggaggggagggcagtatgtaaatataatttttgaggTGTAGATATAAAAACCCTGCAGTTGGTATTTGTTAATTAGATctctaacaggaaaaaaaatgttcgCTAGTTCAATCTTTGCTCACAACGAAGGGGTATTGTTGCTCATGGTTTGGTGTTAGagaattttcttctgtgttatttttaataatatgtgtattgtttttttctaaatgggAATAGTTTTATCTTGTTGGGTTGTAAATTAACATATcctaattataaagaaaaataaataatagaagtaTAAGAAAGTTTGAACCACCTGTAATTCCAACATCATACTTGTAACATTCTGATACAGCCTTCCAAACCTCTTTATAGTCAAAATCACTCAtgctaaagaaaaaatgtttttacaaaaatgtaGTTGTTCTACACATACTGTTTGGTAacctacttttttcacttaatatatcatGGACATCTTTTCAACTCAGTAGAAAttgaaaaatgtgaaatcatCTGGCTGGGCAGAGAAAGGTCATAGGCTCTTTTCTAGGTTTCTGGTCACTGAACTGCAGGCTGTTCCTCCTCTTAATACTGCATTAGAGTGGAATTTTTAGTAACTTCACATTCAACATTCGTGcagcaaatatttaatgatgCTTCCACtatgccaggcgctgtgctagaTTCTGGAGTGCATTGGGGAATAGGGCAGGCATAGTCCTTTCTATTATTTCCAGTGTCTTTGGTGCCCTTTTGATTAAGGGTGCCCTATGTTGGCAATTTTCATCAAGAACTATGGACTGTCCTGGCTGTAGGTTCAAGCGCAGGGGCCGGCAGTGGAGAGTTCCACGTGTACAGGCATCTTCGCCGGAGAGAGTACCAGCGACAGGACTACATGGATGCCATGGCTGAGAAGGTCAGTGAGCGAGGAGGCTGGCTGAGCCCTTGGTGTGGGGTAATGTGCGCTtataattttacagaaaagtgTTTGAAGAACAGTAGATCCACCTGGTCGTTGCTTGTGCAAGTCCTGCCTTCTAAAGTTGGTATGGGAAGCAGACCTCAAGTAGAGTGCAGGTGACTCTCAGGTCAGACTCGGCACAGCAGGGTGCTCACACTAGGAGGCGGGTGAGAGGAGGGGGACGTCCGTGTGTATAGAAAGACACGGCAGAGTCCACTTTCCCCTCCAGGCCATttgccaagaagtggaatagaAAGCAGGATCTCCCACACCACTTGAGTTActatttttctgttgttctcGCTCTTTTTGGCTGAATGCCTGTAACTCCAGTTAGCTGTGTGTTTGGTGTGACTAGTAGTGTGCTTTCGTGTGTCTGCTGCTTTGAGTTTTCTAGCTTGGAGGCTGGCACTTCTTCATGACCAGTGTCTAATAATAATTGATTTAGAACTGAGAAGTGCTTTAGAAATTGTACTTTAAGAACTAttaacctggggctggcccggtggcacagcggttaggttcgcacgttctgcttctctgcggcccggggttcaccggttcggatcccgggtgcggacctggcaccgcttggcgcaccatgctgtggcaggcatcccacatataaaaggaagatgggcatggatgttagctcagggccagtcttcctcagaaaaagaggaggattggcagcagttagctcagggctaatcttcctccaaaaaaaaaagaactattaacCTTTCTGTTAGTTGACTGGGAGAGCCAGAAACCTCTCTCTTGTTGCTCTGAAAATTACTCTTTTGGAGATTTcgcttgttttattttattttattttatttaaagattttatttttcctttttctcccaaaggcccctggtacatagttgcatattttagttgtgggtccttctagttgtggcatgtgggatgccacctcagcatggcctgatgagtggtgccatgtccgtgcccaggatccaaaccaatgaaatcctgggccaccaaagcggagtgcaggaacttaaccactcagacatggggccagcccgttttattttttttaattgacttttggAGCTATTTTATCCACATCAAAAATCTTGTTgcggggccgacccggtggcgcagcggttaagtgcacacgttctactttggcggcccggggttcacctgttcggatcccgggtgcagacatggcaccgtttggcaagtcatgctgtggcaggtgtcccacatataaagtagaggaagatgggcacggatgtgagctcagggccagtcttcctcaccaaaaagaggaggattggcagcagttagctcagggttcatcttcctcaaaaaaaaaaatcttgttggaTTTTTTACTAGAATTGAGTTGGCTCTATAACTTAACTTGAATGAGAATGGATATTAGAGTGTTTAGTCATTTCGTCTAGAAAct
Coding sequences:
- the SH2B2 gene encoding SH2B adapter protein 2 isoform X12, whose protein sequence is MLSDLPALPSASHQPGQQAGKCCLLPPGMRLNLLQGGHCPGNRAACFRLETPPQPRPPGRLRLRPWRAALSSYVRAAACRGRRKAVMASSAASSVRPPRPKKEPQALVIPKNAAEEQKLKLERLMKNPDKAVPIPEKMSEWAPRPPPEFVRDVMGSSAGAGSGEFHVYRHLRRREYQRQDYMDAMAEKQKLDAEFQKRLERNKIAAEEQTAKRRKKRQKLKEKKLMAKKMKLEQKKQEEGSSQSQEQPSSSSEEASGTEEEEEPSFIMGR